In Rickettsia endosymbiont of Gonocerus acuteangulatus, the following are encoded in one genomic region:
- a CDS encoding Rpn family recombination-promoting nuclease/putative transposase: MSNINPRVDLAFKKIFGVEENKDLLISLINSIVSEKDQVKEVTLLNPYNPKNFAADKLSILDVKAKSEAGKMFNIEIQVTDEADYDKRALYYWSKLYAEQLKTGDDYSKLNKTIGIHILNFTSIPNTANYHSAFELRDRVTGLVYFEDIELHTIELNKFTNAKEELTDIVKKVKDSLDIWLVFLTRHDLLNKDKLPKELDNKVLKKALTVLEVMNFNEEERNTYEDRLKWLMIEANTLKKAKEEGKAERSIEVAKKMLIEGIDSNIILKVTDLSTKEIEELKSEITESNK; this comes from the coding sequence ATGTCAAACATTAATCCAAGAGTAGATTTAGCATTTAAAAAAATCTTTGGGGTAGAAGAGAATAAGGATTTATTGATATCACTTATTAATTCAATAGTTAGTGAAAAAGATCAAGTAAAAGAAGTAACGCTACTTAATCCATATAATCCGAAAAATTTTGCAGCAGATAAATTATCTATTCTCGATGTAAAGGCTAAAAGTGAAGCCGGTAAAATGTTCAATATCGAAATACAAGTGACCGATGAAGCTGACTATGATAAAAGAGCCTTATATTATTGGTCTAAATTATATGCAGAACAATTAAAAACCGGTGATGACTATTCAAAATTAAATAAAACAATAGGTATTCATATACTAAATTTTACTAGTATTCCGAATACTGCAAACTATCATAGTGCCTTTGAGTTAAGAGATAGAGTAACCGGCTTAGTATATTTTGAAGATATAGAGTTACATACAATAGAACTAAATAAATTTACTAATGCTAAAGAAGAGCTAACAGATATAGTAAAAAAGGTTAAAGATTCTCTTGATATATGGCTAGTTTTTTTAACTCGCCATGATTTATTAAACAAAGATAAGCTGCCAAAAGAATTGGATAATAAAGTTTTAAAGAAAGCCTTGACTGTACTTGAGGTTATGAATTTTAACGAGGAAGAGCGGAACACTTATGAAGACCGTTTAAAATGGCTTATGATCGAAGCTAATACGCTTAAAAAAGCTAAAGAAGAAGGTAAAGCGGAAAGAAGTATAGAAGTGGCAAAAAAAATGCTAATTGAGGGTATAGACTCAAACATAATTTTAAAAGTAACGGATTTATCTACAAAAGAAATTGAAGAGTTAAAATCAGAAATAACGGAGTCTAATAAATAA
- the istA gene encoding IS21 family transposase, with the protein MYTTIITLYKQGNSQRNIAKLTRTDRKTVRKIINRYVEAGTESPAIYERSSVLDFWHEKIIELLEKNLSYIRIFEELKNQGYTSSYTSLTRYIKKYKIKDNSCIRFHTLAGEEAQVDFGDIGLQYNSKGRRVKAYVFNMRLSYSRLDYYEVVFDQSCQTWIQCHINAFNYFAGSPKVIKLDNLKAGVVDANFYEPVYQKEYKCLADHYGILLSPCRVYQPQEKGKVESGIKYVKNNFFAGRKFDRYEELTNGLANWLNKANSRIHGTTKRIPRELFEQEERSSLIPLPLETFDLSSWHNRKVAKDCHITIDNNYYSVPAKYIYSEVMVQLSPKLVQIFSIQNDLIARHVRTEGKGIFTTNPSHYAKYKRLCPGFIEYSEHYQQQMQQIGNNCSLLLESLQQTRVNDWQRCARGIISLRKVYNDDLIDKACHRALHYGISSYSKIKNILNSNAVNLPLPEFGGNNAELI; encoded by the coding sequence ATGTATACAACAATTATCACCCTTTATAAACAAGGCAATAGTCAAAGGAATATTGCCAAACTAACAAGAACAGACCGCAAAACAGTACGAAAAATAATAAACCGCTATGTAGAGGCTGGTACAGAATCCCCAGCAATCTATGAACGATCTTCAGTTTTGGATTTTTGGCACGAAAAAATAATTGAGTTATTAGAAAAAAATCTGAGTTACATAAGAATTTTTGAGGAGTTAAAAAATCAAGGTTATACAAGCAGTTATACTTCTTTGACCCGTTATATCAAAAAATATAAAATTAAGGATAACAGTTGCATTCGTTTTCATACTTTAGCAGGAGAGGAAGCACAAGTAGATTTTGGTGACATAGGCTTACAGTATAATTCTAAAGGGCGTAGAGTTAAAGCATATGTATTTAATATGCGTTTAAGCTATAGTCGCCTTGATTATTATGAAGTAGTGTTTGATCAAAGTTGTCAAACATGGATTCAATGTCATATCAATGCATTTAATTATTTTGCTGGTAGTCCAAAAGTAATAAAACTTGATAATCTTAAAGCTGGAGTAGTAGATGCCAATTTTTATGAGCCAGTATATCAGAAGGAATATAAGTGCTTAGCCGATCATTATGGAATTTTACTTTCTCCTTGTCGAGTGTATCAACCGCAAGAAAAAGGCAAAGTTGAGTCGGGAATAAAATACGTTAAAAATAATTTTTTTGCTGGTCGTAAATTTGATAGATATGAAGAATTAACAAATGGTCTTGCAAATTGGTTAAATAAGGCCAATAGCCGAATACATGGTACTACTAAGAGAATACCTAGAGAACTGTTTGAGCAAGAGGAAAGAAGTAGTTTGATTCCTTTACCATTAGAAACTTTTGATTTGTCATCTTGGCATAATCGAAAAGTAGCAAAAGATTGTCATATTACCATAGATAATAATTATTACTCTGTACCAGCAAAATATATATACAGTGAGGTAATGGTACAATTGTCCCCAAAACTTGTTCAAATATTTTCTATACAAAATGATTTAATAGCAAGACACGTTAGAACAGAGGGCAAGGGGATATTTACCACTAATCCGTCTCATTATGCTAAATACAAACGTCTATGCCCAGGTTTTATAGAATATAGTGAACATTATCAACAACAAATGCAGCAGATAGGGAATAATTGCAGTTTATTATTAGAATCATTACAACAAACAAGAGTGAATGATTGGCAACGTTGTGCACGAGGTATCATTTCTTTACGTAAGGTTTACAATGATGACTTAATAGATAAAGCCTGTCATAGAGCACTACATTATGGTATAAGTTCTTACTCTAAAATTAAGAATATTTTAAATAGTAATGCAGTAAACTTACCATTACCAGAGTTTGGAGGTAATAATGCAGAACTTATTTAA
- a CDS encoding helix-turn-helix domain-containing protein, whose protein sequence is MMNRKYRHLSREERYEIKRMYDLGVSINKIAQHLTRKSTISMELKRNKVKDKYMPCVAQEKYENRMYQQELLKIEKNPMLLDYIKNAMIRKKWSPDAIAGKLKLDKNTALCISIA, encoded by the coding sequence ATGATGAACAGAAAATATAGACACTTATCTCGAGAAGAGAGATATGAGATAAAAAGAATGTATGACCTAGGAGTCAGTATTAATAAGATAGCACAACATCTTACGAGGAAAAGCACTATTAGTATGGAGCTAAAAAGAAATAAGGTAAAAGATAAGTATATGCCTTGTGTTGCTCAGGAAAAATATGAAAACAGGATGTATCAGCAAGAGTTATTAAAAATAGAAAAGAACCCTATGTTGTTAGATTATATTAAAAATGCTATGATTCGCAAGAAATGGTCGCCGGATGCTATAGCCGGAAAGTTAAAACTAGACAAAAATACAGCTTTGTGTATCAGTATAGCATAA
- the rhuM gene encoding RhuM family protein gives MFIESSMSINKAAESQLVIYQDENGEVNVEVKIVDETVWLSLNQIATLFTRDKSVISRHLKNIFKEEELEEKAAIAFFATTAADRKTYQVEYYNLDAIISVGYRVNSKRGIAFRKWATNLLKEYLIKGYNINHDKITQKRLNQLKIL, from the coding sequence ATGTTTATAGAATCTAGTATGAGTATAAATAAAGCAGCAGAAAGTCAGTTAGTAATTTACCAAGACGAGAACGGGGAAGTTAATGTTGAAGTTAAAATAGTAGATGAAACAGTTTGGCTATCTTTAAATCAAATAGCAACACTATTTACACGAGATAAATCTGTAATTTCAAGGCATTTGAAAAATATATTTAAAGAAGAAGAGTTAGAAGAAAAAGCAGCTATTGCATTTTTTGCAACAACTGCCGCCGATAGAAAGACTTACCAAGTAGAATATTATAATCTAGATGCCATTATATCAGTAGGATATAGGGTAAATTCTAAGAGAGGTATAGCTTTTAGAAAATGGGCTACTAACCTACTTAAAGAATATCTGATTAAAGGCTATAATATTAATCATGATAAAATCACTCAAAAAAGATTAAATCAACTGAAAATACTATAA
- the ligA gene encoding NAD-dependent DNA ligase LigA has protein sequence MQNIENINEEEAKKLLQELADKIAQYNHAYYIEDKPLVSDAEYDQLFNINLKLEQKFPHLILENSPSKKVGAKVKNKFAKITHNTPMLSLSNVFDEEDVRDFIDRIKNFLRLDKFSPIFCEPKIDGLSFAATYKNGILTTGATRGDGYIGEDITANIKTIKDFPHKINNAPELLEVRGEIYIEKNDFTSLNQEQEQQGKDKFANPRNAAAGSLRQLDPTITAKRPLKYFVYAIGSAKEELANSQDQLLAKFKEFGFNVNEIGKLANSEEEIFSFYEYLKTNKENLPYEIDGVVYKLNDFALQDRMGFIARSPRFATAHKFPAIIGQTELLSITVQVGRTGTLTPVAELEPIEIGGVIVSRATLHNYQEIARKDVRVGDYVILQRAGDVIPQITGVDLAKRSADATTFDPPLFCPSCNSKLYYVPEDIIIRCDNGLNCPAQNYERIRHFVSKNAMDIEGLGRKQVEFLIDKGLISNPYDIFFLKEKNEANLTKLENMDGWGKKSVENLFNNIEKSKNVSLPRFIYALGIRHIGEQNAKLLAREFGSYDNFITQMELLKENDPEIYQKLNNLDGIGNKMLVDIIDFFDVKENIELIKNLSEVLNIEDYKETREQSSLTGKIVVFTGSMPTLSRAEAKATAEKLGAKVAASVSSNTDLVIAGEDAGSKLKKAKELGIKIIDEAEWLTIVRNAQVL, from the coding sequence ATGCAAAATATAGAAAATATAAACGAAGAAGAAGCAAAAAAATTATTACAAGAGCTAGCTGATAAAATAGCACAATATAACCATGCTTATTATATAGAAGATAAGCCATTAGTTTCAGATGCCGAGTATGATCAGCTATTTAACATCAATCTAAAATTAGAGCAAAAATTTCCTCATCTCATCTTAGAAAATAGCCCTAGCAAAAAAGTAGGTGCTAAAGTCAAAAATAAATTTGCTAAGATTACTCATAATACGCCGATGCTATCGCTTAGTAACGTATTTGATGAAGAAGATGTTAGAGATTTTATAGATCGTATTAAAAACTTTTTACGTCTTGATAAATTCTCTCCTATCTTCTGCGAGCCTAAAATAGATGGTTTATCATTTGCTGCTACCTATAAAAACGGCATTCTTACAACCGGTGCAACAAGAGGTGATGGCTATATAGGCGAGGATATAACAGCAAATATCAAAACAATAAAAGATTTCCCTCATAAAATTAATAATGCTCCAGAACTTTTAGAAGTACGGGGGGAAATCTATATTGAAAAAAATGACTTTACAAGTTTAAACCAAGAGCAAGAACAGCAGGGCAAAGATAAATTTGCTAATCCTCGTAATGCTGCTGCCGGCTCACTTCGTCAGCTTGATCCTACTATTACCGCTAAAAGACCGCTCAAATATTTTGTTTATGCTATAGGTTCAGCAAAAGAGGAACTAGCAAACTCTCAAGATCAGCTACTTGCAAAATTTAAAGAATTTGGCTTTAACGTTAATGAAATAGGTAAACTTGCAAACTCCGAAGAAGAGATATTTAGCTTTTACGAATATTTAAAAACTAACAAGGAAAATTTACCTTATGAAATTGATGGGGTAGTATATAAGTTAAATGATTTCGCCTTACAAGATAGGATGGGCTTTATTGCTAGATCCCCAAGGTTTGCTACCGCTCACAAGTTCCCTGCTATAATAGGGCAAACCGAACTACTTTCTATTACAGTGCAAGTAGGTAGAACCGGTACATTAACACCAGTAGCAGAGCTTGAGCCTATAGAAATAGGTGGAGTCATAGTTAGCAGAGCAACATTACATAACTATCAAGAGATAGCACGAAAAGACGTACGGGTTGGCGATTATGTAATTTTGCAACGTGCAGGTGATGTAATCCCACAAATTACCGGAGTTGATCTTGCTAAACGTTCTGCTGATGCCACAACATTTGATCCACCTTTATTTTGCCCTTCTTGCAATTCTAAATTATATTATGTTCCTGAAGATATTATAATACGTTGCGATAATGGTCTTAACTGCCCTGCTCAGAATTATGAGCGTATACGTCATTTTGTATCAAAAAACGCTATGGATATTGAAGGACTTGGGCGTAAGCAAGTCGAGTTTTTAATCGATAAAGGTTTAATTAGTAACCCTTATGATATATTCTTTTTAAAAGAAAAAAACGAAGCTAACTTAACCAAACTTGAAAATATGGACGGGTGGGGTAAAAAATCCGTGGAAAATCTTTTCAATAATATTGAGAAATCAAAAAATGTTAGTTTGCCTAGGTTTATATATGCCTTAGGTATCAGGCATATAGGCGAGCAGAATGCTAAGTTGCTTGCTAGAGAATTTGGCAGCTATGATAATTTTATAACTCAGATGGAGCTATTAAAAGAAAATGATCCTGAAATTTATCAAAAATTAAACAATCTTGACGGTATCGGCAACAAAATGTTAGTAGATATCATTGATTTTTTTGATGTTAAGGAAAATATTGAGCTTATCAAAAATTTAAGTGAAGTATTAAATATTGAAGATTATAAAGAGACTAGAGAGCAAAGTAGCTTAACAGGTAAAATAGTAGTATTTACTGGCAGCATGCCAACTTTGTCACGAGCTGAAGCAAAAGCAACTGCCGAGAAACTTGGAGCAAAAGTTGCAGCTAGCGTATCCTCAAACACGGATTTAGTGATAGCGGGTGAAGATGCAGGCAGTAAACTTAAAAAAGCCAAAGAGCTAGGAATTAAAATTATTGATGAAGCAGAATGGCTTACAATCGTAAGGAATGCTCAAGTTCTATAA
- the istB gene encoding IS21-like element helper ATPase IstB yields the protein MQNLFNDLRSFRLSGIVNSLNERIIYAQNNKLGFKEFLSLLCEDEKSNRKDNNYRRRKSAAKLPVTKNLEDFDFNFQPSVDAKVISDLSTCDYINTKGNVIFIGDSGTGKTHLAIGLALKALTREYSVYFTTVSDMLYNLHIARADNSYHKKVKLLLSFDLLILDELGFKQLPKHSVEDFFNIIAKRYENKSTIITTNKDFEKWNEIFADEVLTHAIIDRVVHHAHILNIKGKSYRINNYKSGGNMA from the coding sequence ATGCAGAACTTATTTAATGACCTACGAAGCTTTAGATTATCAGGTATAGTCAATAGTTTAAATGAAAGGATTATTTATGCTCAAAATAATAAACTAGGATTTAAAGAATTTCTATCACTATTATGTGAAGATGAAAAATCTAACCGTAAGGATAATAATTACCGTCGCCGTAAAAGTGCTGCTAAATTGCCGGTAACTAAAAATTTAGAAGACTTTGATTTTAATTTCCAACCAAGTGTTGATGCCAAAGTAATAAGTGATTTATCAACTTGTGATTATATTAATACTAAGGGAAATGTAATATTCATAGGTGATTCAGGAACTGGGAAAACTCATCTTGCCATTGGGCTAGCATTAAAAGCTTTAACACGAGAATACTCTGTATATTTTACTACGGTATCGGATATGCTTTATAATTTACATATTGCAAGAGCAGATAATAGTTATCACAAAAAGGTTAAATTACTCCTATCGTTTGATTTATTAATTCTTGATGAGCTCGGGTTTAAGCAATTGCCAAAACATTCAGTAGAAGACTTTTTTAATATTATTGCTAAACGATATGAAAATAAATCTACCATTATTACCACAAACAAGGATTTTGAAAAATGGAATGAAATATTTGCTGATGAAGTATTAACTCATGCAATTATTGATCGAGTGGTACATCATGCTCATATACTAAACATAAAAGGTAAAAGTTATCGTATTAATAACTATAAATCTGGAGGTAATATGGCATAA
- a CDS encoding heme lyase CcmF/NrfE family subunit, with product MSEIGNFFLIAVMCLSGLSCVIPWLVHGIQKNNLKPNNIFKWILQSSRGMTIKKLDSRFRRNDILTFYTAILCTLLAFCTLVYAFIVSDFSLQNVFLNSSTLTPLIYKIAGSWSSHEGSMLLWFTLLQIVSCCYIFLIKNQEDKKLPIIILSVIQLLFNSFIYFTSNPFNTFSFIPKEGLGLNPMLQDIALSIHPPLLYLGYVSYVVPFTIVCASMLSRSSMSFPRKRESIFSINYLLDSCFHGNDIQLLKTFSNIGILFTTIGIALGSWWAYRELVWGGFWFFDPVENISLFPWLSGIMLHHSIIVMTRTGNMQNWTSILSIVTFLLVIFSTFLVRSGFITSIHSFAFSPERGIYLLVIFLIMGVGSLGVYIRTMSFPRKRESSFSFINYLLDSRFRGNDIKEKGITLGDTLFLLSLVVLISATLYPLVYSLFDDKAVIIDERFFINNFLIFVIPILFTIGLFTTKSSIKKHIFILMLSLVITYLISLKVNFRIISVLTAIASIFLMLHNILYFIVKTNYFRQSLKASTASMILGHFGFALIAFSITMNALLQSEMDFTGSIGTTTKFDEFKVTLQNVKFAQGKNYYRQIAEFWLEDNNHNITILKPENRLYIVEKGLSQESDIYSYLLYDLYAVLSNIDGDIIHAKIYYKPIMSFIWLGVFITVSGFLIGLLRKM from the coding sequence GTGAGTGAAATCGGTAATTTTTTCCTCATTGCTGTTATGTGCTTAAGCGGCTTGTCTTGTGTCATACCGTGGCTTGTCCACGGTATCCAGAAAAACAACTTAAAACCTAACAATATTTTTAAATGGATCCTGCAGTCAAGCCGCGGGATGACAATTAAAAAACTAGATTCTCGCTTTCGCAGGAATGACATACTCACTTTCTACACCGCTATCCTATGCACCCTGCTTGCTTTCTGTACACTAGTCTATGCTTTTATTGTTTCTGATTTTTCGCTACAAAATGTTTTTTTAAACTCTAGCACTTTAACGCCCCTAATATATAAAATAGCTGGTAGTTGGTCAAGCCATGAAGGTTCAATGCTGTTATGGTTTACTTTATTACAAATCGTTAGTTGCTGTTATATCTTCCTAATTAAAAACCAAGAAGATAAAAAATTACCTATTATAATTCTGTCAGTTATCCAGTTACTTTTTAACAGCTTTATTTATTTTACTTCTAATCCGTTTAATACATTTTCCTTTATCCCTAAAGAAGGGCTAGGGCTAAATCCGATGCTACAGGATATCGCTCTAAGCATCCACCCTCCTCTACTTTATTTAGGTTATGTCAGCTACGTAGTGCCATTTACTATTGTTTGTGCCTCTATGTTATCCCGCTCCTCTATGTCATTCCCGCGAAAGCGGGAATCCATTTTTTCTATAAATTATTTACTGGATTCTTGCTTTCACGGGAATGACATACAGCTTCTTAAAACATTTTCTAACATCGGTATTTTATTTACCACAATCGGCATAGCTCTCGGTTCATGGTGGGCGTATAGAGAACTCGTTTGGGGAGGATTTTGGTTCTTCGATCCTGTTGAAAATATTTCTCTATTTCCATGGCTATCCGGAATCATGCTGCACCATTCTATAATAGTCATGACAAGAACCGGAAATATGCAAAACTGGACGTCGATTTTGTCAATTGTTACTTTTTTATTAGTAATATTCAGTACTTTTTTAGTTCGATCCGGCTTTATTACTTCGATCCATTCTTTTGCGTTCTCACCTGAGCGAGGTATATATTTACTAGTAATATTTTTGATTATGGGAGTTGGCTCTTTGGGGGTGTATATCCGTACTATGTCATTCCCGCGAAAGCGGGAATCCAGTTTTTCTTTTATAAATTATTTACTAGATTCCCGCTTTCGCGGGAATGACATAAAAGAAAAAGGTATAACCCTTGGCGACACTCTTTTCCTTCTAAGCCTTGTCGTATTAATATCCGCCACACTTTATCCTTTAGTTTATTCCTTATTTGACGATAAAGCTGTTATTATAGATGAAAGATTCTTTATTAATAATTTTCTTATTTTCGTTATACCTATTCTTTTCACTATCGGGTTATTTACTACTAAAAGCTCAATTAAAAAACATATTTTTATCCTAATGTTATCCTTAGTAATAACATATTTAATATCACTGAAAGTAAATTTTAGGATCATATCTGTTTTAACTGCGATCGCCTCTATCTTCTTAATGTTACATAACATTTTATATTTTATAGTCAAAACCAATTATTTTAGACAATCTTTAAAAGCCTCAACCGCCAGCATGATTCTTGGGCATTTTGGCTTTGCACTGATCGCTTTTAGTATTACTATGAATGCATTATTGCAAAGTGAAATGGACTTTACTGGCAGCATCGGGACAACCACAAAATTTGATGAGTTTAAAGTAACATTACAAAATGTTAAATTTGCTCAAGGCAAAAATTACTATAGGCAAATCGCTGAATTTTGGCTTGAGGATAACAATCATAATATAACTATATTAAAGCCGGAAAATAGGCTTTATATAGTTGAGAAAGGCTTATCACAAGAAAGCGATATATATTCTTATTTACTATATGATCTTTATGCTGTCTTAAGCAATATAGATGGCGACATAATTCATGCTAAAATATACTATAAACCGATTATGAGCTTTATCTGGCTTGGAGTATTCATTACTGTTAGCGGTTTCTTAATTGGATTGCTTAGAAAAATGTAG
- the tnpA gene encoding IS200/IS605 family transposase, giving the protein MSKYIHKSHNVTVLLYHMVFPAKYRRAVFDVSVDQVLREICLEIEKRYQIKFLEIGVDEDHVHFLVQSVPTYSVTKIVTTIKSVTARQIFRQCPQVKKQLWGGEFWTDGYFTSTVGKHGNENMIGKYVKNQGKEYQKLHEDHQLAFF; this is encoded by the coding sequence ATGAGCAAATATATACATAAAAGTCATAATGTTACGGTACTGCTGTATCACATGGTATTTCCAGCAAAATATCGCCGAGCAGTGTTTGACGTATCAGTTGATCAAGTATTACGAGAAATATGTTTAGAGATAGAAAAGAGATATCAAATAAAATTTTTAGAAATAGGGGTTGATGAAGATCATGTCCATTTTTTGGTACAATCTGTACCAACCTATAGCGTAACAAAAATAGTAACAACAATTAAAAGTGTTACAGCTCGTCAAATATTTAGACAGTGTCCACAGGTAAAGAAACAATTATGGGGTGGAGAATTTTGGACTGATGGATATTTTACGAGTACGGTAGGTAAGCATGGAAATGAGAATATGATAGGAAAATACGTAAAAAACCAAGGCAAGGAATATCAGAAACTGCATGAGGATCATCAGCTAGCTTTCTTCTAA
- the ftsY gene encoding signal recognition particle-docking protein FtsY, whose protein sequence is MISIFSKLKQGLSKTSGKISAGIDKIFYKKKLDAETLEELEELLISTDMGSLVATKIIEEFKSLKFDKEVETTEIKETLANLIEQQLLKSEIPFTLNENKLNVVLVCGVNGAGKTTTIGKLAAMYGMQDKKVAVAACDTFRAAAVNQLDSWVTRAKALLITGEEAADPASVAYRAMEESIKQNIDVLFIDTAGRLHNKKNLMDELTKIVKVIKKVDEDLPTHSVLVIDAITGQNTYNQVEHFNDATNLTGLIVTKLDGSAKAGVIVGVVQKFNLPIYFIGIGEQIEDLKIFNRHDFTKSLVGL, encoded by the coding sequence ATGATTTCAATATTTAGCAAATTAAAGCAAGGTTTATCTAAGACCTCAGGTAAAATATCAGCCGGTATTGATAAGATATTTTATAAGAAAAAACTAGATGCAGAAACATTAGAGGAATTGGAAGAGCTATTAATTTCGACTGATATGGGGAGTTTGGTAGCAACTAAAATTATCGAAGAGTTTAAATCGCTCAAATTTGATAAAGAAGTTGAAACTACCGAAATAAAAGAAACTCTTGCAAATCTTATTGAACAACAATTATTAAAATCAGAAATTCCTTTTACTTTAAATGAGAATAAATTAAACGTGGTTTTAGTATGCGGTGTTAATGGTGCAGGTAAAACAACAACTATCGGTAAGCTTGCTGCAATGTATGGAATGCAGGATAAAAAAGTAGCAGTTGCCGCATGCGATACGTTCAGAGCCGCCGCCGTAAATCAGTTAGATAGTTGGGTGACCAGAGCAAAAGCTTTGCTTATTACCGGCGAAGAGGCAGCAGATCCCGCAAGCGTTGCTTATAGAGCGATGGAAGAGTCAATTAAGCAAAATATTGATGTACTTTTTATCGATACGGCAGGCAGACTTCACAATAAAAAGAACTTGATGGATGAGCTTACTAAGATTGTGAAAGTTATCAAGAAAGTAGACGAGGACCTCCCTACTCATAGCGTTTTAGTGATAGATGCTATTACTGGACAAAATACTTATAACCAAGTGGAGCATTTTAACGATGCTACTAATTTAACCGGTCTTATTGTAACCAAGCTTGACGGAAGTGCTAAAGCTGGCGTGATTGTTGGGGTGGTGCAGAAATTTAATTTACCGATATATTTTATTGGTATAGGCGAACAGATAGAAGATTTGAAAATATTTAACCGACACGATTTTACAAAAAGCTTGGTGGGGTTATGA
- a CDS encoding HlyC/CorC family transporter has protein sequence MTTIFVIIIIIMIALSALFAATETAITASSPGKIHKLKVAGDKRAKTVLQVLKKKEKVIGTLLIGNSLINTVCTTIATTLFISFLGDNGPLVASAVMAFIIIVFAEVVPKAIAVAKAEQLALKMASTIVIFLKLFKPINIALDYITRIFCFIFRINLNPQISGTEEVRGVIEHYHQEGGVYKTDRNMLGGILDIRNMTVSEIMTHRSNIIAINIDLPSEVIIKTLLSSSHTRIPLWKDNRDNIIGILNLKDLLKSLYEHNNDQKKININELLTPPWFIPENALVVDQLNAFRERNNHFACVVDEYGDLQGIITLEDVIEEIVGPITDEHDRHSDEIIKKSDTEYVIKGTTTIRDVNRELDWNLPDDDANTIAGLIIHKIARIPNRGEVIELFNFKIIILKKTANKIDSLRIIILPTIEEISDSE, from the coding sequence ATGACCACTATATTTGTGATCATTATTATAATAATGATCGCCTTATCTGCATTATTTGCTGCTACCGAAACTGCTATTACTGCTTCTTCCCCTGGGAAGATTCATAAACTTAAGGTTGCTGGCGACAAACGTGCTAAGACTGTTTTACAGGTTTTGAAGAAAAAAGAGAAAGTAATTGGAACTTTGCTAATCGGTAATAGTTTAATCAACACTGTTTGTACTACTATTGCGACTACTTTATTTATCAGCTTTCTTGGTGATAATGGTCCTTTGGTTGCTTCTGCCGTCATGGCTTTTATAATTATTGTTTTTGCTGAAGTAGTACCTAAAGCCATAGCTGTTGCCAAAGCTGAGCAATTAGCCCTTAAAATGGCTTCAACAATTGTAATTTTTCTAAAGCTTTTTAAGCCTATTAATATTGCTCTTGATTACATTACAAGAATATTCTGCTTTATATTCCGTATTAATTTAAATCCTCAAATATCCGGTACCGAAGAAGTTAGAGGCGTAATTGAACATTACCATCAAGAGGGCGGCGTATATAAAACCGATCGTAATATGCTTGGCGGAATTTTAGATATACGTAATATGACGGTATCGGAAATTATGACTCATAGGAGTAATATTATAGCTATTAATATTGATCTACCTAGCGAGGTAATAATTAAAACCTTATTATCCAGCTCTCATACTCGTATACCTTTATGGAAAGATAATCGAGATAATATAATCGGTATTTTGAACTTAAAAGATTTGCTAAAATCACTTTATGAGCATAATAACGATCAAAAGAAGATTAATATTAATGAGCTTCTGACTCCTCCATGGTTTATTCCCGAAAATGCATTAGTTGTAGATCAGCTAAATGCTTTCAGAGAGCGTAATAACCATTTTGCTTGCGTTGTCGATGAATATGGGGATTTGCAAGGCATCATTACTCTTGAAGATGTTATAGAGGAAATAGTTGGACCTATTACCGATGAACATGATAGGCATAGTGATGAAATTATTAAAAAATCTGATACTGAATATGTTATAAAAGGTACTACGACTATCAGAGATGTTAATAGAGAACTTGATTGGAATTTACCGGATGATGATGCAAATACTATAGCAGGGTTAATAATCCATAAAATTGCTAGAATTCCAAATCGAGGGGAAGTAATTGAGTTATTTAACTTCAAAATAATAATTTTAAAGAAAACCGCTAATAAAATCGATAGCCTAAGAATTATTATATTACCTACCATAGAGGAAATATCAGACAGTGAGTGA